One region of Suncus etruscus isolate mSunEtr1 chromosome 5, mSunEtr1.pri.cur, whole genome shotgun sequence genomic DNA includes:
- the BOK gene encoding bcl-2-related ovarian killer protein, whose product MDVLRRSSVFAAEIMDAFDRSPTDKELVAQAKALGREFVHARLLRAGLAWSAPERPASLPGGRLAEVSAVLLRLGDELEQIRPSVYRNVARQLHLPLHSEAAVTDAFLAVATHIFAAGITWGKVVSLYAVAAGLAVDCVRQAQPATVHALVDCLGEFVRKTLAPWMRRRGGWTDILKCVVRTEPGFRSHWLVAALCGFGRLLKAAFFLLLPER is encoded by the exons ATGGACGTGCTGCGGCGCTCGTCCGTTTTCGCCGCCGAGATCATGGACGCCTTCGACCGCTCGCCCACCGACAAGGAGCTGGTGGCCCAGGCCAAGGCGCTCGGCCGCGAGTTTGTGCACGCGCGTCTGTTGCGCGCCGGCCTGGCCTGGAGCGCGCCCGAGCGCCCCGCGTCCCTGCCCGGCGGCCGCCTGGCCGAGGTGAGCGCCGTGCTGCTGCGCCTGG GTGATGAGCTGGAGCAGATCCGACCCAGTGTGTACCGGAACGTGGCCCGTCAGCTGCACCTGCCGCTGCACTCGGAGGCGGCCGTCACTGATGCCTTCCTGGCTGTGGCCACCCATATCTTTGCAGCAG GCATCACATGGGGCAAAGTGGTGTCCCTGTACGCGGTGGCCGCAGGCCTGGCAGTGGACTGCGTGCGGCAGGCCCAGCCCGCCACAGTGCACGCCCTGGTCGACTGCCTCGGGGAGTTTGTGCGCAAGACCCTGGCCCCGTGGATGCGGAGGCGCGGAGGATGG ACCGACATCCTCAAGTGCGTGGTGAGAACCGAGCCCGGCTTTCGCTCACACTGGTTAGTGGCTGCCCTGTGTGGTTTTGGCCGCCTCCTGAAAGCCGCTTTCTTCCTGCTGCTGCCCGAGAGATGA